The Seriola aureovittata isolate HTS-2021-v1 ecotype China chromosome 16, ASM2101889v1, whole genome shotgun sequence genomic interval CTTTTGTGTCTCAGGTGTCCTCATCTCCAGCGTCGTGCTACTGCTCTCCCAGAAAGCCTTGTTCAAGTTCTACACTCTCTTCTTTGCCGTTCTCCTCGGCATGGCGGCTGTCCTCATCAACTACTACGCCACCTCTCACATAGACTTCTACAGCGCCTACTACAAAGCAGCGCTGGGGTTCAGGTTACTGCCCAGAAACGGGCCAACGCTGTGGCTGGGCATGGCCGCGGTGCAGCTTGTGTTTGGTGTGGGCTACGTGTTCCTTCTCAACCTCCAGTCTGTGTTTGCCGCACTGGTGGTGCTGGACATCATGATCCCTCTGTGGGGGTTGATGATCGAGCTCCCCGCAGACGTCAGGCAGCTGGTGGCCATGTTCTCAGGCCTGGCGCTGGCTCTCAACACGGCTGTGTGCCTGGCCATGAGGCTCAAATGGTTCTACTATTCGTGCCGGTACGTCTACCTGCTCGTACGGCACATGTACAGGATCTACGGGCTTCAGCTGCTGCTAGAGGACACGTGGAAGAGGATCAGGTTCCCTGATGTGTTGCGGGTGTTCTGGCTGACCCGGGTCACCGCCCAGGCGCTGATCCTTGTCTATGTGGTGCGGGCGGTGAGGAGGGAAAGCGGGGATGCCACAGGAGGTACTACAGATGGGAGCTCTGACTCACAGGTAGGTTCATTACCATCTTTATCAGGGTATCTGCATGTCTtgaaaagccagaaaaaaacactgaattcagTTCATTAAAAAGTCACACATTCATTATCAAACTTCTTGagtattttttcttgtttacttGTAATGAAAACATTAGTTATAGATATTATTTCAATGTGGAATGATACTGCGATTGCAATTTCGTTCCACAATAACCAACTGTCTAGTTTGAAATAACTTAGGTTAATTGTTGATTTTTATGCTTACTGGATCCAGATCACGTTATGTTAAGTTCACGCTACACGATTTTAGCCCTGATTTTTCCAGTCGCTGACAGATTTTGGAGATTGCCGGGAAAAGCCAGAGATCACCACCAGAGGCAAATCAGTGTTTGCTCAAACATCTGGACTTGTTGGGGAGTCCgaatcaaataaaagtaaaagtgtcgTGAATGGCGGCGAGTGCGGCGTCAAGCTACAGCCAATGAGCCATTCTTTCACccatattcttttctttttcttttttaactacAAATCAACAAGCAATTTGGATCGCTCATTTCTTGCAGACGTCCATTTTGGAATTAAAAACTCCAGTCCCACACAGTATCACATCATTTCCAGTGTCACTACTTGGGTTTTTGTGACAACGGTAGTAGTAAATAACGCTGACATGCGTCGCtgtgtgtctttgctgtttCCAGGGTTACCTGCTGAGCTGGGATGTGTTCTGGGATTTGACGAGTAACCTGATCATCTCTGGCTGCGACTCCACACTAACTGTGCTGGGGATGAGCGCTGTCATCTCCTCCGTTGCGCACTACCTCGGCCTCAGCATCCTGGCCTTCATAGGTATGattgagtgtgcgtgtgtgtgttgcatgtgtacAAACTTCAGCTATCTGCCGCACACAGTGGCTGGAAAAATGTGCCCCAAGTCcaatgttttgtcttgtttgctCTCTTCAGGTTcgacggaggaggaggacaagcgTTTAGGCTTCGTGGCTCCTGTTCTGTTCTTCATCCTGGCTCTGCAGACCGGCCTCAGCAGCCTGGACCCAGAGGAACGGCTGGTATGTCACTGCAGGGTTCATGCACGAAAGAACATTTCCAATATTGCTTTTTACAATTTTGTTGTAATAAACCTACATAAACGTGTCGATAACTGAGAACCTCTCCCACGTTCAATCCGAAGGTCCGTCTGAGCCGGAACATGTGCCTTCTGCTGACGGCCATCCTCCACTTCATCCACGGCATGACCGACCCCGTCCTGATGTCCCTCAGCGCCTCCCACGTTTCCTCCTTTCGCCGCCATTTCCCCGTCCTGCTGGTGTCGCTGGCGCTCTTTGTGCTGCCCGTGGCGCTCAGCTACGCCCTCTGGCACCACTACGCCCTCAACACCTGGCTCTTTGCCGTCACTGCCTTCTGTGTGGAGCTCTGCCTCAAGGTGAGGACGGAGAATTTACAGTTAAATTTGATCGATTGAAAACACCACACTCTGGTACTTCTGGTCCACCCACCTACTTCCTGCTTTTCAACCTGTCAACTGCTGAACAGAATTTCTTTGAAGGGGTTGGAATAGGTCAGACACTGTGATGGATCACTTGTGTATTATATGTGTAGGTGGAGACAAACTGTAATAACATTGTAAGACCAGAAAcaattttttaaagtaaaatgtatttgttctgTGGGTTATTTGACAAAAGGAAGAACTACCAAACAAATTAACAACCAAAGTCAGAACAGTTATATATTTTGTAGTattaaagatttttcttttaatgtcacTGCAGTAAGGACACGACCACCTCAGACTTTTGCAATCATGGTGTGAAgcaactttattttaattttaatagtAGTTTTTCAGGAAAGTTTGATAAATATGGAGATAATActatttaactttatttctgCCAACAATGATTGTTACATGAAAATTTGATTCAGCACTCATAGTTGGGGAATTTCTGCTTTGCCAGTGGCAGTAGGAGAGTATGTGTAATGATCCCACCAATGTGAGCACAGCTGTCTTGATGAGTGATGTGCATCCACTCACTTTATCTCATTAATAGTGCTCCTGATGGTCTCTCAGAGGTCTCTGGTTGGTGCTGTCCTTTTCTACAGCTCACATTATATCTAACTcgtttccctccctccctccctccaggtgGTCGTGTCGCTGACGGTCTACGGCCTCTTCATGGCCGATGGTTTCTCCAACGTCCTGTGGGAGAAGCTGGATGACTACGTCTACTACGTGCGCTCCACAGGCAACATCATCGAGTTCCTATTCGGCGTCATAATGTTCGGAAACGGGGCGTACACCATGATGTTTGAGTCGGGCAGCAAGATCCGCGCCTGCATGATGTGCCTGCACGCCTACTTCAACATCTACCTGCAGGCCAAGAACGGCTGGAAGACCTTCATCAACCGCCGCACAGCTGTCAAGAAGATCAACTCCCTGCCGGAGATGCGCGGGGACCAGCTGAGGGACATCGAGGACGTGTGCGCCATCTGCTACCAGGAGTTTGCCACCTCGGCCCGCATCACGCCCTGCCACCACTATTTCCACGCGCTGTGCCTGAGGAAGTGGCTCTACATCCAGGACACGTGCCCCATGTGCCACCAGAGAGTTTACGTCGAGGAGGAGAGCCGGGACAGAGCCGCCTTCTCAAACAACAACGGGGGCTACGCAGCGCCGCAGGACGCCGCTGCAGCAGCCCCGCCAGCGCCGGGGGAAAACCAGCATGGACAGCCGCCTGCTGAGCTGCCAGCTGATGGAGCGGCAGCCGGCGCACAGGCAGCAGGAGGACCAGGGGAGCTCAACAACGAGCTCCTGGAGGACAACGACAGCATAGAGTATGATGAGGACGAGTGGGGGACTCAAAATGGCAGCACGCCAATAGAAGAAGACTATATCAATGATGACACTGACTCCACTGAGGACTGACgagagaaaaatacatatatctttattatatttaagTTAAAGAGAGttataaaacacaactttagCATCTTAATTTGTTCTTGAAAAATGTCAGGGATgtcattctcttttttcttgttagTTTCTTTTCGTTTGATTCTGAATTTGGGTTTTACTCTATAAGGGCTCGTGGAAAGAGTAACTGCTGCTCTCATTCTGTGTGTCgactgaatgtgtgtctgtctgtttgtctattGGGGCTGCATGACGTAGACCAAAAAgtcattctgtcttttttattttattttttatttttttttgagatCCTGCAACAAATCTCGCCATGTGGACACAGCTGTCTGTACAGAATTCATTTCTCAAACGCCTCAAACCTGATACACATCAGGAAGTGGAAATATCAGATTTTCTGCAGCTTGGAGCACAACTCTGCCTTGTTGAGCAAACTTTTGAAGAAAGACGAGAAGCTACACCTAAGTCAAATCACGACTTTGTTTAGATTCTGTCACTTGTGCAGCCCtaatgtatatttgtgtgtgtgtgtaaggaaatgtgtaattgtgtgtgtgtgtgcctgccgACGTGTAATGTGCTTAGACGATGTCTTAAAGATGCAGTTCTTTTCCTTTGTGGTGTTTATAATAGGAGAAACGCTgcagtttgttagtttgttaacGACAAACGTGTGGAGCGACAAAACAAATTCAAGCTTAAATTGATCTGCAAGTCAGAATTTGAGACACAatttgagagaaaagaaaatgtatttttgggTTGAAACCTTCTGTCACTACTTCCTCCAGCTGTTTTGGCAGATTCTTACAAATCTGAGaatatacagtaccagtcaaaagtttggaaactttcccattcacttgaatgtgTCCAAACTACTGTAATGTACTGCACTTTAAGCTTCAGCaaggttatttttttatgttctgttcagacctggtattaacatccgtctcaggtgatccgatcacacATGGAAAGCTCTAAGtacaggtgtgaacgcacccaagatgcattagaggacgcatttgagatctgatcacaaatTGAAGGACCGCAGACTGAtgtcctctgccacagtgtaattagtcccaacacagtttcataatgaacccacaatattatactatttcaaatggataaaaaatTGTTCCagtgtagagctgtgagcagagcaatTACCAAATTTATCAAATTCAAATAGCTTTATCggcaaaaacaacagtaaacatgTTGCCAAAACATATGGATACTTTGATGCCAaaggatctctctctctctctctcacccactatctctctccgtctctctctctctcacacacacacacacacacacacacaaacacagagagacaacgGACCCGTCTCTtggattggctaaaaacaacaacgcaatacctgtttatttgtatataaagcggggaagtgagatccaatCACAGGTGCTCATTTGAGACGTGTGTGGAGGCTCATCTTAAAGCCAGGTGTGTACTCATTTCCTTAGAGCTGTCcgcttgtgatcggatcacagAAGACAGATGTTACTGCCACATCTGAATATGGCTTTAGTTTCGCTCTAAACATCGATTGCACTCACAAATTCTGGCCTCACTTGCTCTTTTGTCTTTAATCTTTCTAAACCAGCCTTAGTGCTGCAGACTCTGACCTTCAGATCAGTCACAGCTCAGGTTTGTCATATActtgttcaacatttttgtctttaattaaCTCGTTAAGAGAAAATGAAGGCAGGGGAgtgaagcagtttttttttttttttttttatcaactcTGCagcaaccagagaaaaacagaggtgtgtctgatttaaaaagaaGTGACTTGCTACTGTAATCACTGATATACCTCTATCATTACTTACTACTGGTCCCTTGTGTGACCTTGCTTACATTTGTGTACGTTATTGTAcatataataaaacacacatgtgcacactttCTCCCTTAGGATATAagagaaacatttgttttcaaatagtttttttttttttcttcatgcaaACTTCCACATTTCTCTTCACAGAAATCAGTATTAACTTTGGTTAAATTCATGTTTCAGACCCAGAAATTGTTTGTGATGAGAGTGCTGGTATGGAGTCATAGCGGAAGCCACATTTGAAGAGCTGTGTTCTcaaaaaatgcataaatgtaTTGAgttaaacaattatttttcaatgctcctctgtaaatgtcacaaaaataacGTATGACAAGGTGCCAGTTGTTTCATCTACAAGGGACTGTAGGTACTTGAATTtctttcaaaaggaaaaagtaCCATAAATTGTTTTACCTGTCAGCTGTTGGTTATTTTTGTAACAGCAGATGTGATTCagtaaatgcactttttttttgttgttgtttctgatCACTGGCACAGACTGGAGCTGTCTGGCCACGTTGATAGCACCTATCTGAAGGCTCAAACTGTGTTTCTAGTCTCAGGGTCCTGCTGCAGGGCTGGAAGAGTACTTTCAGTACATTGAAAAATTTCCAggccttggaaaaaaaaacaaaccccgAAGGAGGTGCAGCAAAGTCTGGAAAAGTACAGACAGGTTTTGTTGTAGTAAATCTAGACACTGTCAGTTCATACGATCTGTgatatttgttgtgttgttataaGAAACAACAGATGTACTGATCCAAAATCTTTAACTACTGGCATGAAATGAGGCCTCAAAAAATTAGTAGGAGTCCCGTCTTCATCTTTCCTGACAGTACAGCTCGGTCAATAACATCCCttagcagacacacagactttcATTGTGAATTTGTATTAAAAAGCTTTCAAGCACAACTCCTGAGTATTTACTGTTTAGACTTCCACAGCCTGAACGTCTTAAGGGTTTGACTACAAACTCATGTTCATTACTGTTGTAATTACTGGTCGCAGGAAATAAGCTGCAAGGAATACATTATGTTtaatgagaaagagaaggggTCTGATTTGATTAGAAAGCTGTGCTTTTTGACATGTGTCAGCGATGAAGGACTTTGATTATTAGGCTGATTGTTCTGAAAGCTTTTGAAAAGGTAAAAGCTGttctttttgccttttgttttaaaaagagatttatgtaaataaaatcatCTTTGATATTGAGTTTGGGCTTTATCTCACATATCACTGACATCACcattaaattactttttcaaGTACTTGTTTAGCACACACAGTATACAATACTTAATAGAAATTTGTAGTAAAACCATTGAAGATTAAACTTGGGAGTACATGTAATGTGTGGAGATGCAGTTTAGTTGCTGGATCAGTAGATGGTGCAATTTCACCATGttgaaataaacataatttcacaGTTGATGCATTTCAAGTTGCAGTTTGCAGTTTCGTGTGACAGCAAAGAGGGCCACCTTCACAATTATGTTAATTagaatacagaaaaaataaaaaaatgataaagaaaagcCCATGTACAGATAATTAGTGTTGTTATTCTAAATAATACCTCAAATCAGACCatttacacataaaacaaaaaacatgtaattttacTTTGCAAAAGACCAGTGTTGCAATATAAATCTGTAATGTTTTTTCATATCAGTGGTAAGgttacacaaagacactgaacaaGCTTTTGTGAGCATCTGTGTCCAGAAACAGAGCTGAAAACTATGTAAAACTCAAAGTTCCCACACTGTGTATGACACTCCAGTTACAATGGTCATACACAGTGTATAACTTGTTTATCTGGGGTCAATAGGGGCCCCATCAACATTGCATTAACAAGGGCCCCTAGGGGGTTAATCAGGCCACGTAATTAAATAATTCATCCACCACTGCTGAACTCACTTTTTAGGTCAGTGAAGCGgcacgttttattttgaaaaccccCCGCCGGAAATTGGCTTTGTATTCCGCCTGACTTGACGCTGCCTGGTTGCTCAGCTTTAGCTTGAAGTTAATATGCCAAACTCCTGACCGCCGAGTCTTAAAGATCATGAGACAGTTTGGGCGGCGCACGGCACGGAGAGAGGATATGTTCGGCTGTTTGGAAGTTAACCCGAGTTTTAGAGAAACGGTCGTTAAAACTCGTCGGTTTCTTTCCCGCTGAGGGACGAATCTAGCTAGGAAGGACCGAGTAAGACTCAACTTCTGCCGGAGCGCCAGTCGTAGTCTGAGCGGGGGAGACGTTGGCAGAGGTCGGCGCCCAAATAACCGTCAAGAAAAGcaggttttacattttacagagcGGACTACTTCTTAATTTTTTGTCACAATGCTTAAGCTTTGGCTACAGAGAGCTCTCCGACCGACCTTACAGAAGTTACCCTCGGGACTGAAACAGGCACAACCGGCGGTACTGCTGGTGGCGCCGAGGTTGCCGGCGTTAGGGCGACACACGCCGAGCTGCTGGATGGGCACACATGGGAGAAACGAGCCGAATGAGCCGCTCAACTCCCCCAAGAGAGCCAAAGAGTTTATTTACCGCCTCCAGCCCAAGGAGAGGACGTGTTtactgaaggagctgcagagtttCGAGTCCATAGCCATCGCTCAAGGTAAGAGAGAAACTTCGCAGGTCAAAGGGAACAGCTTCCATAAGAAGCTCTGAGACTGAACGGGAGGTCACCGGTTATATGTGCAGGTCGTGCACCGATTATTTCCCCTCCATGTTGACTGATATTGATATGCGTTATAGCTGAAGTGCAGATGATTGACTAAAGGTAATTAATAGCCATATCGCCTCAGCAAGTGATTCACAGAGGGATTCTTCCTCTCCACTTAATGGACTGATGTGGAGTCTGTCCTGCAGACTGTTGGGCCTCAAAGACTTGTAATTGGCCACACCTGAATGAAGTGTTTTCAAAGGGGGAAAACCAGGTGCTCCTCACTAGTTGATTGGTTGATATTTAAAGGTACTGTCTGTAACATGATGCACTTGGATAACATCAAGTGGCCCCTGTGTGAACtgcaacaacagtgaaaaaggTGTGTCACCTTCTACAAGATCAAATCCTTCTGTTGGGATTTGACTTATAGACTTTATGTGCCCATCTTTTACACTttgcctgtgttttatttgaagtgttgatccataccaagatatatttgtggttttaagaaccaaaaactctgcgtctgtcttctgattggcggactgttttctgagtgattaaataaaaatataggtaaacatttaaagaaaccaaatcctgcaaggttggatggtgggtccaggcgGGCAGGGCTTAAGGTGTGGTTGTGACTGCTTTGTGGTGATATCACAAAGTTACAGTCCTGACTCGTTTTAagggctcagtttctgaatacaggctgtgtgcatttcactgcggactgagcgctttgataccatcacagtataaatacagaacctagacctgattttataatcaaacaacacatagaAATCTTACTTTATACAATATCGAACCCTTGAGCTTGTATCCCATTTAGGTTATTGAATTCAGCTTTTAAGAGTGTTAAAAATACACCAGTACAAACTGGCTCAGGTGAGGTGGGGCCAAACTGCCAGTGCTACATTAGCATTTGCAAGAGGAACAaacctgtttgttgttttcactaCAGCTGATATAGGCTGATATATCAGCACTTGCTGCAATGGTGGTCCAACATCTTTTATAActtgcatatttatttttttagttaaGGAATTGCACAGCTCTTCCTAAACACAGTGTGGTAC includes:
- the rnf139 gene encoding E3 ubiquitin-protein ligase RNF139 is translated as MASTQARIGQQALAVLDVALRVPCIFIIDAIFNSYYDPGSGWAGAMGKVLVRVMGVLISSVVLLLSQKALFKFYTLFFAVLLGMAAVLINYYATSHIDFYSAYYKAALGFRLLPRNGPTLWLGMAAVQLVFGVGYVFLLNLQSVFAALVVLDIMIPLWGLMIELPADVRQLVAMFSGLALALNTAVCLAMRLKWFYYSCRYVYLLVRHMYRIYGLQLLLEDTWKRIRFPDVLRVFWLTRVTAQALILVYVVRAVRRESGDATGGTTDGSSDSQGYLLSWDVFWDLTSNLIISGCDSTLTVLGMSAVISSVAHYLGLSILAFIGSTEEEDKRLGFVAPVLFFILALQTGLSSLDPEERLVRLSRNMCLLLTAILHFIHGMTDPVLMSLSASHVSSFRRHFPVLLVSLALFVLPVALSYALWHHYALNTWLFAVTAFCVELCLKVVVSLTVYGLFMADGFSNVLWEKLDDYVYYVRSTGNIIEFLFGVIMFGNGAYTMMFESGSKIRACMMCLHAYFNIYLQAKNGWKTFINRRTAVKKINSLPEMRGDQLRDIEDVCAICYQEFATSARITPCHHYFHALCLRKWLYIQDTCPMCHQRVYVEEESRDRAAFSNNNGGYAAPQDAAAAAPPAPGENQHGQPPAELPADGAAAGAQAAGGPGELNNELLEDNDSIEYDEDEWGTQNGSTPIEEDYINDDTDSTED